The Cellulomonas fulva genome includes a window with the following:
- a CDS encoding CPBP family glutamic-type intramembrane protease has translation MLEQTEVTRVRSPVVSAGRLVAAALVCGAAVLMFAVHVRPLAYVPLVAGVLLGLAVDRVLGKDLLLVATGIAIVSTIPLAADLSDAAMLRFTAALSLAVLVPYVLSTFVRGDRVIRFPWRTGQRWTRLQWSYLVVVVGAGYLLLPFYFLSSGAYQNWPTVTEPGEIARLFVGVNAVGTWDELFFVCTVFALLRRHFSVPVANLLQATVFVSFLWELGYREWGPLLTIPFALVQGWTFSRTKSLTYVLVVHLLFDAVVFMVLVHAHTPALFDIFVTAPSS, from the coding sequence ATGCTGGAGCAGACCGAGGTGACGCGGGTGCGCAGCCCTGTGGTCTCCGCCGGCCGGCTCGTGGCCGCCGCGTTGGTCTGCGGTGCGGCCGTCCTGATGTTCGCGGTGCACGTGCGCCCGCTCGCCTACGTCCCGCTCGTCGCGGGCGTGCTGCTCGGCCTGGCGGTGGACCGGGTGCTCGGCAAGGACCTGCTGCTGGTCGCGACCGGCATCGCGATCGTCAGCACCATCCCCCTCGCCGCGGACCTGTCCGACGCGGCGATGCTGCGGTTCACCGCCGCCCTCTCGCTCGCGGTGCTGGTGCCGTACGTGCTGTCCACCTTCGTGCGGGGCGACCGCGTGATCCGCTTCCCGTGGCGGACGGGGCAACGCTGGACGCGGCTGCAGTGGTCCTACCTCGTCGTGGTCGTCGGAGCCGGCTACCTGCTGCTGCCCTTCTACTTCCTGTCGTCGGGCGCGTACCAGAACTGGCCCACCGTCACGGAGCCCGGCGAGATCGCGCGCCTGTTCGTCGGGGTCAACGCGGTGGGCACGTGGGACGAGCTGTTCTTCGTGTGCACCGTCTTCGCGCTGCTGCGGCGGCACTTCTCCGTGCCGGTCGCCAACCTGCTGCAGGCGACGGTGTTCGTGTCCTTCCTCTGGGAGCTCGGGTACCGGGAGTGGGGGCCGCTGCTGACGATCCCGTTCGCCCTGGTCCAGGGCTGGACGTTCAGCCGGACCAAGTCGCTCACGTACGTCCTCGTCGTCCACCTGCTGTTCGACGCGGTGGTCTTCATGGTGCTGGTGCACGCCCACACCCCCGCGCTGTTCGACATCTTCGTGACCGCACCGTCGTCGTGA
- a CDS encoding D-arabinono-1,4-lactone oxidase encodes MTDVLTTWAGSHTFRGGPLVHPTSVEEVAELVAGARRVRAIGSRHSFHDLADSPGTLVALDRLDIPLEIRSDEGAPGTGAAGTTVTVGGGVRYGELARALHAAGWALHTMASLPHIAVAGTVATATHGSGDSAVNLAAAVRGLELVGAGGEVRHLGPQDDELAGSVVALGALGVVTRVTLAVEPTFDVAQEVWLDLPWETALGRFDDLMGSAYSVSLFTDWRGGAVQQVWRKHRVLDASWTTPPAGDELAGARRAPGPVHPVPGVDPVACTQQGGVPGPWHERLPHFRLEFTPSAGAELQSEYLVPRARAIEAIEAVRALRDRVSPLLQVSEIRSVAGDDLWLSTAAGGGHVGLHFTWLPLRDEVEAVLPAIEAALAPFQARPHWGKLFADRDRSLAGLYPRWADFRELVTRRDPDGVFGNAYLARHGLRD; translated from the coding sequence ATGACCGACGTCCTGACCACCTGGGCCGGGAGCCACACGTTCCGCGGCGGGCCGCTGGTGCACCCGACGAGCGTCGAGGAGGTCGCCGAGCTGGTCGCGGGCGCCAGGCGGGTGCGCGCGATCGGCTCACGCCACTCGTTCCACGACCTCGCCGACTCCCCCGGCACGCTCGTCGCGCTCGACCGTCTCGACATCCCGCTGGAGATCCGGTCCGACGAGGGTGCCCCCGGCACGGGTGCGGCGGGCACCACGGTGACCGTCGGCGGTGGCGTGCGCTACGGCGAGCTCGCCCGGGCGCTGCACGCCGCGGGCTGGGCGCTGCACACCATGGCGTCGCTGCCGCACATCGCGGTCGCCGGGACGGTCGCCACCGCGACGCACGGGTCGGGGGACTCCGCGGTCAACCTCGCCGCGGCGGTGCGCGGCCTCGAGCTCGTCGGCGCCGGCGGGGAGGTCCGGCACCTCGGTCCGCAGGACGACGAGCTCGCGGGGTCGGTCGTCGCGCTCGGCGCGCTCGGCGTCGTCACCCGGGTCACGCTCGCGGTCGAGCCCACCTTCGACGTCGCGCAGGAGGTCTGGCTCGACCTGCCGTGGGAGACGGCGCTGGGCCGGTTCGACGACCTGATGGGCTCGGCGTACTCGGTGAGCCTGTTCACCGACTGGCGAGGCGGCGCCGTGCAGCAGGTCTGGCGCAAGCACCGGGTCCTGGACGCGTCATGGACGACTCCGCCCGCGGGGGACGAGCTCGCCGGGGCACGCCGCGCCCCGGGACCCGTGCACCCCGTGCCGGGCGTGGACCCGGTCGCGTGCACGCAGCAGGGCGGGGTCCCTGGACCGTGGCACGAGCGGCTGCCGCACTTCCGGCTCGAGTTCACGCCGTCGGCGGGTGCCGAGCTGCAGTCCGAGTACCTGGTGCCGCGGGCGCGGGCCATCGAGGCGATCGAGGCCGTGCGCGCCCTGCGGGACCGCGTCTCCCCGTTGCTGCAGGTGAGCGAGATCCGGTCGGTCGCCGGGGACGACCTGTGGCTGTCCACCGCGGCGGGCGGCGGGCACGTCGGGCTGCACTTCACGTGGCTCCCGCTGCGCGACGAGGTCGAGGCGGTGCTGCCGGCGATCGAGGCCGCGCTCGCGCCGTTCCAGGCCCGGCCGCACTGGGGCAAGCTGTTCGCGGACCGCGACCGGTCGCTGGCCGGCCTCTACCCGCGCTGGGCGGACTTCCGCGAGCTGGTGACCCGTCGCGATCCCGACGGCGTGTTCGGCAACGCGTACCTGGCTCGCCACGGCCTGCGGGACTGA
- a CDS encoding transglutaminase-like domain-containing protein, which produces MLTDERGTAPDAWAAQTEYSDPGPHRAALAAVPPEPEAIHRAVTGLVAHYRGEADVLDDARLPEVDLRWCAAILDVGLARSPQLEGRASGARGAGCCRDHTLLALAVLREHGVPARSRVGFARYLTDGYHVDHVVVEHWDGARWVLWDPELPAAFGAAPFAGPTFDVRDMTTGLDGAFTTAAQAWTAHRRDGLDLDAYGVWPGLGIGGREFVRTYVVGELAHRRGDELLLWDLWGARLVAEDLPPEGALPDDEGAHAALVPSDEADTLADEVADLLLRADDGDVGAEAEAARRYAADPRLHPGRRIRTRSPIGRAGWTDLVARATAWD; this is translated from the coding sequence ATGCTCACCGACGAGCGCGGCACCGCCCCGGACGCCTGGGCGGCGCAGACCGAGTACTCCGACCCCGGCCCGCACCGCGCGGCGCTCGCGGCCGTGCCGCCCGAGCCGGAGGCGATCCACCGGGCGGTCACGGGGCTCGTCGCGCACTACCGCGGCGAGGCCGACGTGCTGGACGACGCCCGCCTGCCCGAGGTCGACCTGCGCTGGTGCGCGGCGATCCTCGACGTCGGCCTCGCGCGCTCGCCGCAGCTCGAGGGCCGCGCGTCCGGTGCGCGCGGCGCGGGCTGCTGCCGCGACCACACGCTGCTGGCGCTCGCGGTCCTGCGCGAGCACGGCGTCCCGGCCCGCTCGCGGGTGGGCTTCGCGCGCTACCTCACGGACGGGTACCACGTCGACCACGTGGTGGTGGAGCACTGGGACGGGGCGCGCTGGGTGCTCTGGGACCCCGAGCTGCCGGCCGCCTTCGGGGCAGCACCCTTCGCCGGGCCGACGTTCGACGTCCGCGACATGACCACCGGGCTCGACGGCGCGTTCACCACGGCGGCGCAGGCGTGGACGGCGCACCGCCGGGACGGGCTGGACCTGGACGCGTACGGCGTGTGGCCCGGCCTGGGCATCGGCGGACGCGAGTTCGTGCGGACCTACGTGGTCGGCGAGCTGGCGCACCGGCGCGGCGACGAGCTGCTCCTGTGGGACCTGTGGGGCGCGCGCCTGGTGGCCGAGGATCTTCCCCCCGAAGGCGCGCTCCCCGACGACGAGGGCGCGCACGCGGCCCTCGTCCCGTCCGACGAGGCCGACACGCTGGCCGACGAGGTCGCGGACCTGCTGCTGCGCGCGGACGACGGCGACGTCGGTGCCGAGGCGGAGGCGGCGCGCCGGTACGCGGCGGACCCCCGGCTGCACCCGGGCCGACGGATCCGCACGCGGTCCCCGATCGGCCGCGCGGGCTGGACCGACCTCGTGGCGCGCGCCACCGCGTGGGACTGA
- a CDS encoding acetylxylan esterase has translation MALFDLPLPELERYLPELDEPEDLDAFWSATLDEARRHEPIVDARPADTGLRLVDTTDLTFAGYDGQPVKAWVTRPAGSQGDALPAVVQFVGYGGGRGFAHEHLGWAAAGYVHLLMDTRGQGSAWGNGAHTPDEAGTGPSAPGFMTRGVEDPARYYYRRTMTDAARAVDAVRALPGVDPARVAVTGASQGGGLAIAAAGLSDGLVAAMPDVPFLCHYRRAVDITDGFPYGEIVQYLAVHRGAAERTFQTLAYFDGVHLGRRATAPALFSVSLRDAICPPSTVFAAYNHWAGLAPQRPATAIEVYEFNGHEGGQAFQLDRQIRWLDALVG, from the coding sequence GTGGCTCTCTTCGACCTGCCGTTGCCCGAGCTCGAGCGCTACCTGCCGGAGCTCGACGAACCCGAGGACCTGGACGCGTTCTGGTCCGCCACGCTCGACGAGGCGCGTCGGCACGAGCCGATCGTCGACGCCCGGCCCGCCGACACCGGCCTGCGCCTGGTCGACACGACGGACCTCACCTTCGCCGGGTACGACGGACAGCCGGTCAAGGCCTGGGTCACGCGCCCGGCGGGCAGCCAGGGCGACGCGCTGCCGGCGGTCGTCCAGTTCGTCGGGTACGGCGGCGGGCGCGGGTTCGCGCACGAGCACCTGGGCTGGGCCGCCGCGGGCTACGTGCACCTGCTGATGGACACGCGCGGGCAGGGCTCGGCGTGGGGCAACGGCGCGCACACGCCCGACGAGGCCGGCACGGGCCCGTCCGCGCCGGGCTTCATGACGCGCGGCGTCGAGGACCCGGCGCGCTACTACTACCGGCGCACGATGACGGACGCGGCCCGAGCCGTCGACGCGGTGCGGGCGCTGCCCGGGGTGGACCCCGCGCGCGTCGCCGTGACCGGCGCCAGCCAGGGCGGCGGGCTCGCGATCGCCGCGGCCGGCCTGTCCGACGGTCTGGTCGCCGCGATGCCCGACGTGCCGTTCCTGTGCCACTACCGGCGCGCGGTCGACATCACGGACGGCTTCCCCTACGGCGAGATCGTGCAGTACCTGGCGGTGCACCGGGGCGCGGCCGAGCGGACGTTCCAGACCCTCGCCTACTTCGACGGCGTCCACCTCGGCCGCCGCGCGACCGCGCCCGCCCTGTTCAGCGTCTCGCTGCGGGACGCCATCTGCCCGCCCTCGACGGTGTTCGCCGCGTACAACCACTGGGCGGGGCTCGCCCCGCAGCGGCCGGCCACCGCGATCGAGGTCTACGAGTTCAACGGGCACGAGGGCGGCCAGGCCTTCCAGCTCGACCGGCAGATCCGCTGGCTCGACGCGCTGGTCGGCTGA
- a CDS encoding Bax inhibitor-1/YccA family protein, which yields MANPVFSNSPVFGEKQQRQGATLAAPSTIDAASLEHMYDAPAATPRDTGRMTYDDVIMKTGALLALLVLSGAVTWVVAPGLWIIGAVVGLVLGLVNAFKREPSPVLISLYAVAQGVFLGGLSAFYEAQYPGIVGQAVLGTLAVAATSLVVFKSGKVRVTPKFTRWLIIAMGGYLVFSLLNVVLMLFGVGGGQYGPLRSDNWGILVGLFAVGLAAACFLVDFDAVKRGVEGGAPRKMAWSAAFGLTVTLVWLYLEILRILAIFRN from the coding sequence GTGGCGAACCCCGTGTTCAGCAACAGCCCCGTGTTCGGCGAGAAGCAGCAGCGGCAGGGTGCCACCCTCGCCGCGCCGTCGACGATCGACGCCGCCTCGCTCGAGCACATGTACGACGCTCCCGCCGCGACCCCGCGGGACACCGGGCGCATGACGTACGACGACGTGATCATGAAGACGGGTGCGCTGCTCGCGCTGCTCGTCCTGTCCGGGGCCGTGACCTGGGTGGTCGCCCCCGGGCTGTGGATCATCGGCGCGGTCGTCGGACTCGTCCTGGGTCTGGTGAACGCGTTCAAGCGCGAACCCAGCCCGGTCCTCATCTCTCTGTACGCGGTCGCGCAGGGGGTGTTCCTGGGCGGGCTCTCGGCGTTCTACGAGGCCCAGTACCCCGGCATCGTCGGTCAGGCGGTTCTCGGGACGCTCGCGGTGGCCGCCACCTCGCTCGTGGTGTTCAAGTCCGGCAAGGTCCGGGTGACGCCCAAGTTCACGCGCTGGCTGATCATCGCGATGGGCGGTTACCTGGTCTTCTCGCTGCTCAACGTCGTGCTGATGCTGTTCGGCGTCGGCGGTGGCCAGTACGGCCCCCTGCGCAGCGACAACTGGGGCATCCTCGTCGGCCTGTTCGCTGTCGGTCTCGCAGCCGCGTGCTTCCTCGTGGACTTCGACGCGGTGAAGCGTGGCGTGGAGGGCGGCGCCCCGCGCAAGATGGCGTGGTCCGCGGCGTTCGGCCTGACCGTTACGCTCGTCTGGCTGTACCTGGAGATCCTGCGCATCCTCGCGATCTTCCGGAACTGA
- a CDS encoding ABC transporter ATP-binding protein, which translates to MIEAQSLTKRYGSKTAVDGISFTVQPGKVTGFLGPNGAGKSTTMRMIMGLDRPTSGRVTVNGKPYAEHASPLTEVGALLEAKAVHTGRSARNHLRALAATHGISEKRVDEVVEMTGLQSVAKRRVGGFSLGMGQRLGIAAALLGDPRTLILDEPVNGLDPEGVLWVRNLVKYVASQGRTVFLSSHLMSEMAVTADHLIVIGRGRIVAEGPVQDVVARATSASVRVRSPQAARLAELLTGPEVTVRPLEPGLLEVLGSSAPGVGEVAAAAGITLHELTPMTGSLEEAFMSLTQETVEYHSTALPSAGSGPGGPPPSAAPPAPAPTSAPAPTQEGAR; encoded by the coding sequence ATGATCGAGGCCCAGAGCCTGACCAAGCGCTACGGCAGCAAGACGGCCGTGGACGGCATCTCCTTCACGGTGCAGCCCGGCAAGGTGACCGGCTTCCTGGGCCCGAACGGCGCCGGCAAGTCGACGACGATGCGCATGATCATGGGCCTCGACCGGCCCACGTCCGGCCGCGTGACCGTGAACGGCAAGCCGTACGCGGAGCACGCCTCGCCGCTCACCGAGGTGGGCGCGCTGCTCGAGGCCAAGGCCGTGCACACCGGGCGCAGCGCCCGCAACCACCTGCGCGCACTGGCTGCGACCCACGGGATCAGCGAGAAGCGCGTGGACGAGGTCGTCGAGATGACCGGCCTGCAGTCGGTGGCCAAGCGGCGCGTCGGCGGGTTCTCGCTCGGCATGGGCCAGCGCCTCGGCATCGCGGCCGCGCTCCTGGGCGACCCGCGCACGCTGATCCTCGACGAGCCGGTCAACGGCCTGGACCCCGAGGGCGTGCTGTGGGTGCGCAACCTGGTCAAGTACGTCGCGTCGCAGGGCCGCACCGTGTTCCTGTCCTCGCACCTCATGAGCGAGATGGCCGTGACCGCGGACCACCTCATCGTGATCGGGCGCGGTCGCATCGTCGCCGAGGGCCCGGTGCAGGACGTCGTCGCCCGTGCGACGAGCGCGTCCGTGCGCGTGCGCTCGCCGCAGGCGGCGCGCCTCGCCGAGCTGCTGACCGGGCCGGAGGTCACCGTCCGGCCGCTCGAGCCCGGGCTCCTCGAGGTGCTGGGCTCGTCGGCGCCCGGTGTCGGCGAGGTCGCCGCTGCCGCCGGCATCACGCTGCACGAGCTCACTCCCATGACCGGCTCGCTCGAGGAGGCGTTCATGTCGCTCACGCAGGAGACCGTCGAGTACCACTCGACCGCCCTGCCGTCCGCGGGTTCCGGACCCGGCGGGCCGCCCCCGTCCGCGGCACCACCGGCGCCCGCCCCCACCTCGGCACCCGCCCCGACGCAGGAGGGTGCCCGATGA
- a CDS encoding ABC transporter permease: MSAVATAPRPQSVGTDARVTFPRLLRSEWIKLWSVKSTVWTLAITAVVIVGLVQLITWGELNVRESLDDTSPMNALSAFGGTAYVGPLAVAVLGALSITGEYTTGMIRSSLTAAPRRLPVLWSKAAVLAFVVFVVSAVSVAVAALLQALFFGGRGVSVDAGDPQVLRALVGNALYVTAIALLAFGLGALMRHSAGAITTTLGILMVLPILFQLIPWAPLRDLVPYLPNVAGSQITLTDAMIAEQGGDGVVLSAWAGFGVLMAYVVVVTAAAAVLLKKRDA, from the coding sequence ATGAGCGCCGTCGCCACCGCACCCCGTCCGCAGTCCGTCGGCACCGACGCCCGGGTGACGTTCCCGCGCCTCCTGCGGTCGGAGTGGATCAAGCTCTGGTCGGTGAAGTCGACCGTGTGGACGCTCGCGATCACCGCCGTCGTGATCGTCGGGCTCGTCCAGCTCATCACGTGGGGCGAGCTCAACGTGCGCGAGTCGCTCGACGACACGTCGCCCATGAACGCGCTGAGCGCGTTCGGCGGCACCGCGTACGTCGGCCCGCTCGCGGTCGCCGTCCTGGGCGCCCTGAGCATCACCGGCGAGTACACCACCGGGATGATCCGCAGCAGCCTGACCGCCGCGCCGCGGCGACTGCCCGTCCTGTGGTCGAAGGCCGCCGTGCTGGCCTTCGTCGTCTTCGTGGTCTCGGCGGTCTCGGTGGCCGTCGCCGCGCTGCTGCAGGCGCTCTTCTTCGGCGGCCGGGGCGTCTCCGTCGACGCCGGCGACCCGCAGGTGCTCCGCGCGCTGGTCGGCAACGCCCTGTACGTGACGGCGATCGCCCTGCTCGCGTTCGGCCTCGGCGCCCTCATGCGGCACTCGGCGGGCGCGATCACCACGACGCTCGGCATCCTCATGGTGCTGCCGATCCTCTTCCAGCTGATCCCGTGGGCGCCGCTGCGCGACCTCGTCCCCTACCTGCCGAACGTCGCGGGCAGCCAGATCACCCTGACCGACGCGATGATCGCGGAGCAGGGCGGCGACGGCGTGGTGCTCTCGGCGTGGGCCGGGTTCGGCGTGCTGATGGCGTACGTCGTCGTCGTGACGGCCGCCGCGGCCGTCCTGCTCAAGAAGCGCGACGCCTGA
- a CDS encoding MFS transporter — protein MPRNEPNRTAILATTVTAFFAIAGIAIVDPILPAIGSELGASTWQVELLFTAYIAVMAIGMIPAVMLTGRLGYKKVLATGVSVVAVAAIAAAFTVNIGQLAALRGLWGLGNAMFFATAMVLLVSLANDRAWAVELFETCVGLGFAIGPLLGGLLGQISWRVPFLLCGVFMVVALSLSLTRLKDPEVMPAPLRLGEVFQPFRRAGFVLLAVITGTYNFVFFIVLGYTPVFLGLDVVPLGLVFTGWGVGLAFGILVIGHRLAHRFGAVQTVGFALVVLLGTLVGMATSHTTATTIAWLVVAGVCMGIANANLTDLALATGSPDRRVTTGAFNLVRWGFAAPAPVVAGLLAEHVGLASPFWVGVAVLGVGVLTFLVAGHVIAHGIGERVLWSRANAGARAVEHTPEEALELL, from the coding sequence ATGCCACGCAACGAGCCGAACCGCACCGCGATCCTCGCGACCACGGTCACCGCCTTCTTCGCGATCGCCGGGATCGCGATCGTCGACCCCATCCTGCCCGCCATCGGCTCCGAGCTCGGGGCGTCGACCTGGCAGGTCGAGCTGCTGTTCACGGCCTACATCGCCGTCATGGCGATCGGCATGATCCCGGCGGTGATGCTGACCGGGAGGCTCGGCTACAAGAAGGTGCTCGCGACCGGTGTCAGCGTGGTCGCCGTCGCCGCGATCGCGGCGGCGTTCACCGTCAACATCGGCCAGCTCGCCGCGCTCCGCGGGCTCTGGGGACTCGGCAACGCGATGTTCTTCGCCACCGCGATGGTGCTGCTGGTCTCGTTGGCGAACGACCGTGCCTGGGCCGTGGAGCTGTTCGAGACCTGCGTCGGCCTGGGCTTCGCGATCGGCCCGCTGCTCGGCGGCCTGCTCGGCCAGATCTCGTGGCGCGTGCCGTTCCTGCTGTGCGGCGTCTTCATGGTCGTCGCGCTGTCGCTGTCGCTGACCCGGCTGAAGGACCCCGAGGTGATGCCGGCGCCGCTGCGGCTCGGTGAGGTGTTCCAGCCGTTCCGCCGGGCCGGCTTCGTGCTGCTGGCGGTCATCACCGGTACCTACAACTTCGTGTTCTTCATCGTGCTGGGGTACACCCCGGTGTTCCTGGGTCTCGACGTCGTGCCGCTCGGCCTGGTGTTCACCGGGTGGGGCGTCGGGCTCGCGTTCGGGATCCTGGTGATCGGGCACCGGCTCGCGCACCGGTTCGGGGCGGTGCAGACCGTCGGCTTCGCGCTCGTCGTGCTGCTGGGCACGCTCGTGGGGATGGCGACCTCGCACACGACGGCGACGACGATCGCGTGGCTGGTCGTGGCGGGCGTCTGCATGGGCATCGCGAACGCGAACCTGACCGACCTCGCGCTGGCCACCGGCTCGCCCGACCGCCGCGTGACCACCGGCGCGTTCAACCTGGTCCGCTGGGGCTTCGCGGCGCCGGCCCCCGTCGTGGCCGGCCTGCTCGCCGAGCACGTCGGGCTCGCCTCGCCGTTCTGGGTCGGCGTCGCGGTGCTCGGGGTCGGCGTCCTGACCTTCCTGGTGGCCGGTCACGTGATCGCCCACGGCATCGGGGAGCGCGTGCTGTGGTCCCGCGCCAACGCCGGCGCCCGGGCGGTCGAGCACACCCCGGAAGAGGCCCTCGAGCTCCTCTGA
- a CDS encoding MarR family winged helix-turn-helix transcriptional regulator, whose product MDPVIGDVERQVALLLRLADRNRRRSRRLDGTLERSAYLALSRLAEDGPAGINEIADHLRLDASTVTRQVLQMEAAGYVERGRDESDGRRSVIAVSAAGLDALAATRHARAEVYGEVLAGWSAQELDTLATSLRRLNESLDDSIDRN is encoded by the coding sequence ATGGATCCCGTCATCGGCGACGTCGAGCGCCAGGTCGCCCTGCTGCTGCGGCTGGCCGACCGCAACCGGCGCCGCAGCCGACGCCTCGACGGCACCCTCGAGCGCTCCGCCTACCTGGCCCTGAGCCGGCTCGCGGAGGACGGCCCCGCCGGGATCAACGAGATCGCCGACCACCTGCGCCTCGACGCCTCCACCGTGACCCGCCAGGTGCTGCAGATGGAGGCCGCCGGCTACGTGGAGCGCGGCCGCGACGAGAGCGACGGGCGGCGGTCGGTCATCGCGGTCTCGGCGGCGGGCCTGGACGCCCTCGCGGCGACCCGCCACGCGCGCGCCGAGGTCTATGGCGAGGTCCTGGCGGGCTGGTCCGCGCAGGAGCTGGACACCTTGGCGACCTCGCTGCGCCGGCTCAACGAGTCGCTGGACGACAGCATCGACAGGAACTGA